In Paraburkholderia sprentiae WSM5005, a genomic segment contains:
- the accD gene encoding acetyl-CoA carboxylase, carboxyltransferase subunit beta, which yields MSWLDKLLPPKIKQTDPKNRKGIPEGLWIKCPSCEAVLYRNDVEANLHVCPKCDHHMRIGARERLDGLLDPEGRYEIGQEIVPVDALKFKDSRKYPERLKEAMDETDETDAMVVMGGAIHTLPVVVANFEFSFMGGSMGSVVGERFARGAQNALEQKVPFICFTASGGARMQESLLSLMQMAKTTAMLTKLAEAKLPFISVLTDPTMGGVSASFAFLGDVVIAEPKALIGFAGPRVIEQTVREKLPEGFQRAEFLLQKGAIDMIVDRRKLREEIAQLLALLSHQPADAVA from the coding sequence ATGAGCTGGCTCGATAAGCTGCTTCCGCCAAAAATCAAACAAACCGACCCGAAGAACCGCAAGGGAATTCCGGAAGGCCTGTGGATCAAGTGCCCGTCGTGCGAAGCCGTGCTATATCGCAACGACGTCGAAGCCAATTTGCATGTTTGCCCGAAATGCGACCATCACATGCGCATCGGCGCGCGTGAGCGGCTCGACGGCCTGCTCGATCCGGAAGGCCGCTACGAAATCGGCCAGGAAATCGTTCCGGTCGACGCGCTGAAGTTCAAAGACAGCCGCAAGTATCCCGAGCGCCTGAAAGAGGCGATGGACGAAACGGACGAAACCGACGCAATGGTCGTGATGGGCGGCGCGATTCACACGCTGCCGGTCGTGGTGGCGAACTTCGAGTTCTCGTTCATGGGCGGCTCGATGGGTTCAGTGGTTGGCGAGCGTTTCGCGCGCGGCGCACAGAACGCGCTCGAACAGAAAGTGCCGTTCATTTGCTTTACGGCTTCGGGCGGCGCGCGGATGCAGGAAAGCCTGTTATCGCTGATGCAGATGGCCAAGACCACCGCGATGCTGACGAAGCTGGCCGAGGCCAAACTGCCGTTCATCTCGGTGCTGACCGACCCGACGATGGGCGGCGTGTCCGCGAGTTTCGCGTTCCTCGGCGACGTCGTGATCGCCGAACCGAAGGCGCTGATCGGCTTTGCCGGTCCGCGCGTGATCGAACAGACTGTGCGCGAGAAGCTGCCGGAAGGCTTCCAGCGCGCCGAGTTCCTGCTGCAGAAGGGCGCGATCGACATGATCGTCGATCGTCGCAAGCTGCGTGAGGAGATCGCGCAATTGCTGGCGCTACTGAGCCATCAGCCGGCGGACGCGGTCGCGTAA
- the trpA gene encoding tryptophan synthase subunit alpha, with amino-acid sequence MSRIKNTFAALSAQGKKGLIPFMTAGDPDPARTVEFMHALAAGGADVIELGVPFSDPMADGPVIQQSSERALAKGVSLRHVLADVKRFRETNDKTPVVLMGYANPIERMGAEGFAKAAKEAGVDGVLVVDYPPEECADFAGQMQSAGIDPIFLLAPTSTDERIAEVGRIASGYVYYVSLKGVTGAANLDVSSIASKIPAIKSRVPLPVGVGFGIRDAQTARAVGEVADAVVIGSRIVQLLEQAAPDAAVETLTRFVAEVREALDSVATAR; translated from the coding sequence ATGTCCCGTATCAAGAACACGTTTGCCGCGCTGTCCGCACAAGGTAAGAAAGGCTTGATCCCGTTCATGACCGCTGGCGACCCGGACCCGGCTCGCACGGTCGAATTCATGCACGCGCTCGCCGCCGGCGGCGCCGATGTGATTGAACTTGGCGTGCCGTTTTCTGACCCGATGGCCGACGGTCCGGTGATACAGCAGTCATCTGAACGCGCGCTCGCAAAGGGCGTGTCGCTGCGCCACGTGCTGGCCGACGTCAAGCGCTTCCGCGAAACCAACGACAAAACCCCGGTCGTCCTGATGGGCTACGCGAATCCCATCGAGAGAATGGGCGCCGAGGGCTTCGCGAAAGCAGCGAAGGAGGCCGGTGTCGATGGCGTACTGGTGGTCGATTATCCGCCCGAAGAGTGCGCTGACTTCGCCGGTCAGATGCAATCCGCCGGTATCGATCCGATCTTTTTGCTCGCACCCACTTCGACCGACGAACGCATCGCGGAGGTTGGCCGGATCGCCAGCGGCTACGTCTACTATGTGTCGCTGAAAGGGGTCACCGGCGCCGCGAATCTGGACGTTTCCAGCATCGCGAGTAAAATCCCGGCCATCAAGTCGCGCGTCCCCCTGCCGGTGGGCGTCGGTTTCGGCATTCGCGACGCGCAAACCGCGCGCGCGGTGGGCGAGGTGGCCGATGCCGTCGTGATCGGCAGCCGTATCGTTCAATTGCTCGAACAGGCAGCGCCCGACGCGGCTGTCGAGACGCTCACGCGTTTCGTTGCTGAAGTGCGCGAGGCGCTCGATAGCGTCGCGACCGCCCGATAA
- a CDS encoding DNA-methyltransferase, giving the protein MRDEFDEPQPAIETTSPAAEVPAAAASAPLLAQVPADIQLLNRDFLTDVANIPDESIDLIVCDPPYGLGKDYGNDSDMRTGEEFLVWTRGWLELAVPKLKPTGSLYIFCTWQYAPEIFSFLKTKLTMINEIVWDRRVPSMGGTTRRFTSVHDNIGFFAVSKDYFFDLDPVRIPYDAVTKKARSRKLFEGSKWLELGYNPKDLWSVSRLHRQHAERVAHPTQKPLEIVERMVLSSCPKGGRVLDPFMGSGTTAVACVRHQREFVGYEINESYCAIARERVSAAATPAVPRRSRAKPKVQRSTEMQ; this is encoded by the coding sequence ATGCGCGACGAGTTCGACGAGCCGCAGCCGGCGATTGAAACCACGAGTCCGGCCGCCGAGGTACCGGCGGCCGCGGCATCTGCACCGCTGCTCGCGCAGGTGCCGGCCGACATTCAGTTGCTGAACCGCGACTTTCTGACCGATGTAGCGAACATTCCCGACGAGTCGATCGACCTGATCGTCTGCGATCCGCCTTACGGGCTGGGGAAGGACTATGGCAACGACTCCGACATGCGCACGGGCGAGGAATTTCTCGTCTGGACGCGTGGCTGGCTCGAGCTTGCCGTACCGAAGCTCAAGCCGACGGGGTCGCTCTACATTTTCTGCACCTGGCAGTACGCGCCGGAAATCTTCAGTTTCCTGAAGACGAAACTCACGATGATCAACGAAATCGTCTGGGACCGGCGCGTGCCGAGTATGGGCGGCACCACGCGCCGCTTTACGTCGGTGCACGACAATATCGGTTTTTTCGCGGTGTCGAAGGACTACTTCTTCGATCTCGATCCCGTCCGCATCCCATATGACGCAGTTACGAAGAAGGCGCGTTCGCGTAAGTTGTTCGAGGGAAGCAAGTGGTTGGAGCTTGGCTATAATCCGAAGGATCTCTGGTCGGTGTCGCGTCTGCATCGGCAGCACGCCGAGCGTGTCGCGCACCCGACCCAGAAACCTCTGGAAATCGTCGAGCGGATGGTGCTGTCCAGCTGTCCAAAGGGCGGCCGCGTGCTCGACCCGTTCATGGGCAGCGGCACTACCGCAGTCGCTTGCGTCCGTCATCAGCGCGAATTCGTCGGCTATGAGATCAACGAGAGCTATTGCGCAATAGCGCGCGAGCGCGTCAGCGCCGCCGCTACGCCTGCTGTGCCGCGGCGGTCCCGAGCTAAGCCGAAAGTGCAGCGGTCGACCGAGATGCAGTGA
- the trpB gene encoding tryptophan synthase subunit beta, producing the protein MYNLPDERGHFGQFGGVFVAETLFSALDELREAYEKYQKDPEFVAEYERELKYFVGRPSPIYHAQRWSELLGGAQVYLKREDLNHTGAHKINNVIGQALLAKRMGKPRVIAETGAGQHGVATATICARFGMECVVYMGAEDVRRQAANVYRMKLLGATVVPVESGSRTLKDALNEAMRDWVTNVENTFYIIGTVAGPHPYPMMVRDFQRVIGDECRVQMPELAGRQPDAVIACVGGGSNAMGIFYPYIDDSSVQLIGVEAAGDGIDTGRHAASLIGGSPGVLHGNRTYLLQDEDGQIIETHSVSAGLDYPGVGPEHAWLKEINRAQYVGITDEEALKAFHDCCRIEGIIPALESSHALAYATKLAPTLSKDKALLVNLSGRGDKDMHTVAERSGIQF; encoded by the coding sequence ATGTACAACTTGCCTGACGAGAGGGGCCACTTCGGCCAGTTTGGCGGCGTGTTCGTCGCCGAAACTCTGTTTTCCGCACTCGACGAGCTGCGTGAAGCGTACGAGAAATATCAGAAAGACCCGGAATTCGTCGCTGAATACGAGCGCGAACTGAAGTACTTCGTAGGTCGCCCGTCCCCGATTTATCACGCGCAGCGCTGGAGCGAATTGCTCGGCGGCGCGCAGGTTTATCTAAAGCGTGAAGATCTGAATCACACGGGCGCGCACAAGATCAACAATGTGATCGGTCAGGCGCTGTTGGCTAAGCGCATGGGCAAGCCGCGCGTGATCGCGGAGACCGGTGCCGGTCAACACGGCGTGGCCACGGCGACGATCTGCGCGCGCTTCGGTATGGAGTGCGTCGTCTATATGGGCGCCGAGGATGTACGCCGCCAGGCGGCCAACGTGTACCGCATGAAACTGCTCGGCGCGACGGTTGTCCCGGTCGAATCGGGTTCGCGCACGTTGAAGGACGCCCTCAACGAAGCGATGCGCGACTGGGTCACCAACGTGGAAAACACGTTCTACATCATCGGCACGGTTGCGGGCCCGCATCCGTATCCGATGATGGTGCGCGATTTCCAGCGTGTGATCGGCGACGAATGCCGCGTGCAGATGCCCGAACTCGCCGGCCGTCAGCCTGACGCCGTGATTGCGTGCGTCGGCGGCGGTTCGAACGCGATGGGTATTTTCTATCCCTACATCGACGATAGTTCCGTGCAGTTGATCGGCGTCGAAGCTGCCGGCGACGGCATCGACACGGGCCGTCACGCGGCATCGCTAATCGGCGGCAGCCCCGGTGTGTTGCACGGCAATCGTACGTATCTGCTGCAGGATGAAGACGGCCAGATCATCGAGACGCATTCGGTGTCGGCAGGTCTCGACTATCCGGGCGTCGGACCCGAGCACGCGTGGCTGAAAGAGATCAATCGTGCGCAATATGTCGGCATTACCGACGAAGAAGCGCTCAAGGCCTTCCACGATTGCTGTCGCATCGAGGGCATTATTCCCGCGCTGGAGTCGAGCCACGCGCTTGCTTACGCTACGAAGCTCGCGCCGACGTTGTCGAAAGACAAGGCCCTGCTGGTCAACCTGTCGGGCCGCGGCGACAAGGACATGCACACGGTCGCCGAGCGATCGGGTATCCAGTTCTGA
- a CDS encoding phosphoribosylanthranilate isomerase: MKTAENPANQADATALQSVPHRTRIKLCGLSKPADIAHAIDLGADAIGLVFYPPSARSVSVAQAVELVHDVPPFVSVVGLFVNATPEWVHEVASNVNLTLLQFHGDETPAQCETLAGVAGLPWLRALRVATDTPSADLVKSAFNYAAASALLFDTHVEGYGGGGKVFDWSLIPAGLAHRAVLSGGLNAQNVSDAIHRVRPYAVDVSSGIEVPGARGVKDHARMAAFVRAVHAADAE, encoded by the coding sequence ATGAAAACAGCAGAGAACCCCGCCAACCAGGCCGATGCCACCGCCCTGCAAAGCGTGCCGCACCGCACGCGCATCAAGCTGTGCGGGCTTTCCAAGCCCGCCGACATAGCCCACGCGATCGATCTCGGCGCCGACGCGATCGGCCTCGTCTTCTATCCGCCGAGTGCGCGCTCGGTGAGCGTCGCGCAAGCGGTCGAGCTCGTACATGATGTGCCGCCATTCGTGTCGGTCGTCGGTCTGTTCGTCAACGCGACGCCCGAATGGGTCCACGAAGTCGCGAGCAACGTGAACCTGACGCTGTTGCAGTTCCACGGCGACGAGACGCCGGCGCAGTGCGAGACGCTCGCCGGCGTTGCGGGTTTGCCTTGGTTGCGCGCGTTGAGGGTGGCGACGGATACTCCATCGGCCGATTTGGTAAAATCGGCGTTCAACTATGCGGCAGCCAGTGCTCTTCTATTCGACACGCATGTCGAAGGCTACGGCGGCGGCGGGAAGGTTTTCGATTGGTCACTTATTCCAGCAGGGCTCGCGCATCGGGCCGTTTTGAGTGGTGGGTTGAACGCGCAAAACGTCAGTGATGCGATCCATCGCGTGCGCCCGTACGCGGTCGATGTCTCGAGCGGCATCGAAGTACCGGGCGCCCGGGGCGTGAAGGATCACGCCCGGATGGCGGCGTTCGTACGCGCGGTGCACGCCGCGGACGCTGAATGA
- the truA gene encoding tRNA pseudouridine(38-40) synthase TruA, translating to MKRIALGVQYDGAAFAGWQSQPHGNTVQDALERALREFARTPVQTVVAGRTDRGVHGLGQVVHFDTELDRVDISWVRGPNAFLPKTIGVQWAKPMPDDFHARFSAFERTYYYLLYVSPVRSPLLTTRAGWVHTPLDVDAMRSAAEHLIGEHDFSAFRSSQCQSKTPFKHLYRIDVKRHGNFVHFRFRANAFLHHMVRNVMGCLIEIGSGRRPAAWMADVLASRSRDCAAPTFMPDGLYLAQVGYPEQFGVPDPSTGSVPWSSVWTEQPQT from the coding sequence GTGAAGCGCATCGCATTAGGCGTGCAGTACGACGGCGCGGCGTTCGCCGGATGGCAGTCGCAGCCGCATGGCAACACGGTGCAGGACGCGCTCGAACGGGCGCTGCGCGAATTCGCGCGCACGCCCGTGCAGACGGTCGTGGCCGGCCGCACCGACCGCGGTGTGCACGGTTTGGGCCAGGTCGTGCATTTCGACACCGAACTCGATCGCGTCGACATCTCCTGGGTGCGCGGGCCGAACGCGTTTTTGCCGAAGACGATCGGCGTGCAATGGGCCAAGCCGATGCCCGACGATTTCCACGCGCGGTTTTCGGCATTCGAGCGGACTTACTACTACTTGCTATACGTAAGTCCGGTACGCTCGCCGCTGCTCACGACGCGCGCGGGCTGGGTGCACACGCCGCTCGACGTCGACGCGATGCGCTCGGCCGCCGAGCACTTGATCGGCGAGCACGACTTTTCGGCGTTTCGTTCGTCGCAATGCCAGTCGAAGACGCCGTTCAAGCACTTGTACCGGATCGACGTCAAACGGCACGGCAACTTCGTGCATTTCCGCTTTCGCGCGAACGCCTTCCTGCATCACATGGTGCGCAACGTGATGGGCTGTCTGATCGAAATCGGCAGCGGCCGCCGCCCGGCCGCGTGGATGGCCGACGTGCTCGCGAGCCGCAGCCGCGATTGCGCGGCGCCGACCTTCATGCCCGACGGCCTGTACCTCGCGCAAGTGGGCTATCCTGAGCAATTCGGCGTGCCGGACCCGTCGACGGGCAGCGTGCCATGGAGCAGCGTATGGACCGAGCAACCGCAAACATGA
- a CDS encoding FimV/HubP family polar landmark protein: protein MVRFGSRPAARAVGAAFVLALLGGGAGNALAAPASATSATSAPEAASAGSSTPTVVAVAAVTQFTVHAGQSLNDVAIAITQSHDRAVLARATRALFDTNPAAFMNHDPSRMRVGAVLNVPALDASGALAASSASSASSAGAAAGASESAAAAASTASAVAQVNAAAASAASAAAQAVTPAAPAVPGAASAPVSTGAAAGGAVSSAPVAGSAPVAASGTQEWAGSIRQAASAPAGQAPSAASAPARAATAVQAASQPHPQVSSLQQLLALKNRVLMELQKHGIGGAPVASGPTPTSAAQPAAAGSAATVAAAPEHANVATSPSNDGGVSQRDLSIAAAVGAALVVLIGALRMGRRKREKEAAARAAEAAEAEGAKLAREADSRNGSAVAGQATAMEESDAQDPEAAQRAAAAAAERAAAEQAAAESAAAERAAAERAAAEQAAAEQAAAEEAAAEQAAAEEAAAEQAAAEEQAAAERAAVEQATARVTAERAEAERAAAERTSAERAAAELAEQQRGTPEPTAPTAPFASIPPATGSEPSTESPAIAPVRDETLRSAATAANLAAAAELGADALPLGPLEPVISGTQDDGAHPMQSQDESAENATADEATGTTATPTPSPTERPSVTPHIATAEPQLPLNVPPPLIDFTQHQVEPRTTTSFDRPFSDIPAPPQPTPPAPREFPRDAVDAVGSLNMPLPPRIEAPAAVDAEHPTSLSTQPVASPDATARQAFGVDGADDDAPHIAEQIAAGTAGHGAVAGLGAAGFGALKLDFDLELPPSPAQPLPSFTPADLGRIARNKLELASEYIELGDLAGARALINEVIEANDPATRTEARALLSTLAPLS from the coding sequence ATGGTGCGATTCGGGAGCCGTCCGGCGGCGAGGGCCGTAGGTGCTGCTTTCGTCCTCGCGCTGCTGGGCGGTGGCGCGGGCAATGCGCTGGCCGCGCCGGCTAGCGCCACGAGCGCCACGAGCGCGCCGGAGGCCGCTTCCGCTGGCAGTTCTACTCCCACCGTCGTCGCTGTCGCCGCGGTCACTCAGTTCACCGTACACGCGGGGCAGTCGCTGAACGACGTCGCGATCGCGATCACGCAGTCGCATGACCGGGCCGTGCTCGCGCGCGCGACGCGCGCATTGTTCGACACGAATCCGGCCGCTTTCATGAACCACGATCCGAGCCGGATGCGTGTCGGGGCGGTGTTGAACGTGCCGGCGCTCGACGCGTCGGGCGCCTTGGCGGCGTCGTCGGCGTCGTCGGCGTCGTCGGCTGGGGCTGCGGCGGGGGCGTCGGAGTCGGCGGCGGCGGCCGCCAGCACGGCGAGTGCTGTCGCACAGGTCAACGCCGCCGCCGCGAGTGCGGCCAGCGCCGCGGCTCAAGCGGTCACGCCAGCCGCACCCGCGGTCCCCGGCGCAGCCAGCGCGCCGGTATCGACCGGCGCGGCGGCGGGCGGCGCGGTCTCGTCCGCGCCTGTGGCGGGCTCCGCGCCGGTGGCGGCCAGTGGCACGCAGGAATGGGCGGGATCGATTCGACAGGCGGCGAGCGCGCCTGCCGGACAAGCGCCGTCGGCGGCGAGCGCGCCTGCACGGGCGGCCACCGCCGTGCAGGCGGCTTCGCAGCCGCATCCCCAGGTGTCGAGTCTGCAGCAATTGCTGGCGCTGAAAAATCGCGTGCTGATGGAGTTGCAGAAGCACGGTATCGGCGGGGCGCCGGTCGCTTCGGGTCCGACGCCGACGAGCGCTGCGCAGCCAGCCGCGGCAGGCTCCGCGGCAACCGTGGCCGCGGCGCCGGAGCACGCGAATGTGGCGACGTCACCGTCGAATGACGGCGGCGTGTCCCAGCGCGATCTGAGCATCGCGGCGGCGGTGGGTGCGGCACTGGTCGTTCTGATTGGCGCTCTGCGCATGGGCCGCCGCAAACGCGAAAAAGAGGCCGCGGCGCGGGCTGCCGAGGCAGCTGAGGCGGAAGGGGCGAAATTGGCGCGTGAGGCCGATTCGCGCAACGGCAGCGCAGTGGCAGGGCAGGCGACGGCCATGGAGGAATCGGACGCGCAAGATCCAGAGGCCGCACAGCGGGCTGCAGCGGCGGCAGCGGAACGTGCGGCAGCCGAGCAGGCAGCGGCAGAAAGCGCGGCAGCGGAGCGGGCAGCGGCAGAGCGTGCGGCGGCCGAACAGGCGGCAGCCGAGCAAGCCGCAGCCGAGGAAGCCGCAGCCGAGCAAGCAGCGGCCGAGGAAGCCGCAGCCGAGCAAGCAGCGGCCGAGGAACAGGCCGCGGCGGAACGCGCAGCAGTCGAGCAAGCAACAGCACGCGTCACGGCGGAACGTGCGGAAGCGGAACGCGCAGCGGCGGAACGCACCTCCGCCGAGCGCGCGGCTGCGGAACTGGCGGAACAGCAACGAGGCACGCCTGAACCCACGGCACCGACGGCCCCATTCGCCAGCATCCCGCCAGCGACCGGTAGCGAGCCGTCTACCGAATCACCGGCAATCGCACCGGTTCGCGACGAGACCCTGCGTTCTGCGGCCACAGCCGCCAATCTCGCGGCCGCGGCAGAACTCGGCGCCGACGCGTTGCCACTAGGACCGCTTGAACCGGTCATTAGCGGGACACAGGACGACGGCGCGCATCCCATGCAATCGCAGGACGAATCCGCAGAAAACGCGACGGCAGATGAAGCGACGGGCACCACCGCAACGCCGACGCCAAGCCCAACAGAACGGCCCTCGGTCACCCCGCACATCGCGACGGCCGAACCGCAGCTCCCCTTAAACGTTCCTCCCCCACTGATCGATTTCACGCAACACCAGGTCGAACCGCGCACAACCACGTCGTTCGACCGGCCATTCAGCGACATCCCCGCACCGCCGCAACCCACGCCGCCCGCACCCCGCGAGTTCCCCCGCGATGCCGTCGACGCGGTCGGAAGCCTGAACATGCCGCTGCCGCCGCGCATTGAAGCGCCGGCCGCTGTCGACGCGGAACATCCCACGTCGCTGTCGACGCAACCGGTTGCATCGCCCGACGCGACCGCGCGGCAGGCCTTCGGCGTCGACGGCGCGGACGACGACGCGCCGCACATCGCTGAGCAGATCGCCGCCGGCACAGCAGGCCACGGCGCCGTCGCGGGTCTCGGCGCAGCTGGCTTCGGCGCGCTGAAGCTCGACTTCGACCTCGAGTTGCCGCCAAGCCCCGCTCAGCCGTTGCCGTCCTTCACGCCGGCCGATCTCGGCCGCATTGCGCGCAACAAGCTCGAGTTGGCCTCCGAATACATCGAACTTGGCGATCTGGCGGGCGCGCGCGCGCTCATCAACGAGGTGATCGAAGCGAATGATCCGGCCACGCGCACCGAAGCCCGCGCGTTGCTTTCGACTCTCGCACCGCTGTCGTGA
- the asd gene encoding aspartate-semialdehyde dehydrogenase, with product MNVGLVGWRGMVGSVLMQRMQQEGDFDLIEPVFFSTSNAGGNAPSFAKNETKLKDAARIEDLKKCDAIISCQGGDYTNEVFPKLRAAGWNGYWIDAASSLRMKDDAVIILDPVNLDVIKNALVKGQKNFIGGNCTVSLMLMALGGLFRENLVDWMTAMTYQAASGAGAQNMRELLSQMGTLHGAVKDELANPASAILDIDRRVLNAMNSDSMPTDHFGVPLAGSLIPWIDKDLGNGMSKEEWKGGAETNKILGKPAMGTPGSIPVDGLCVRIGAMRCHSQALTIKLNKDVPLDEVNGILASGNDWVKVVPNERDASMRDLSPAVVTGTLTVPVGRVRKLAMGGEYLSAFTVGDQLLWGAAEPLRRMLRIVLDK from the coding sequence ATGAACGTAGGTCTCGTAGGTTGGCGCGGCATGGTCGGCAGCGTCCTGATGCAACGCATGCAGCAGGAAGGCGATTTCGACTTGATCGAACCGGTGTTTTTCAGCACCAGCAACGCGGGCGGCAATGCGCCGTCGTTCGCCAAAAACGAGACCAAGCTCAAAGATGCGGCTAGGATCGAAGATCTGAAGAAGTGCGACGCGATCATCTCCTGCCAGGGCGGTGACTACACGAACGAAGTGTTCCCGAAGCTGCGCGCGGCGGGCTGGAACGGCTACTGGATCGACGCGGCATCGTCGCTGCGCATGAAGGACGACGCGGTCATCATCCTCGATCCGGTCAACCTCGACGTGATCAAGAACGCGCTCGTCAAAGGCCAGAAGAACTTCATCGGCGGCAACTGCACGGTAAGCCTGATGCTGATGGCCTTGGGCGGCCTGTTCCGCGAAAACCTGGTCGACTGGATGACGGCCATGACTTATCAAGCCGCATCGGGCGCGGGCGCGCAGAACATGCGCGAACTGCTGTCGCAAATGGGCACGCTGCACGGCGCGGTGAAGGACGAACTCGCGAATCCGGCGTCGGCGATTCTTGATATCGACCGCCGCGTGCTTAACGCGATGAATAGCGACAGCATGCCGACCGATCACTTTGGCGTGCCGCTCGCGGGCTCGCTGATTCCCTGGATCGACAAGGATCTCGGCAACGGCATGTCGAAGGAAGAGTGGAAGGGTGGCGCCGAAACCAACAAGATTCTCGGCAAGCCTGCCATGGGCACGCCCGGCTCGATTCCGGTCGACGGTCTGTGCGTGCGGATCGGCGCGATGCGCTGCCACTCGCAGGCGCTCACGATCAAGCTGAACAAGGACGTGCCGCTCGACGAAGTGAACGGGATCCTCGCGTCGGGCAACGACTGGGTCAAGGTGGTGCCGAACGAACGTGATGCGTCGATGCGCGATCTGTCCCCGGCGGTCGTCACTGGTACGCTGACGGTGCCGGTCGGCCGCGTGCGCAAACTCGCGATGGGCGGCGAATATCTGTCGGCCTTCACGGTCGGCGACCAGCTGCTGTGGGGCGCGGCGGAGCCGCTGCGTCGTATGCTTCGCATTGTGCTCGACAAGTAA
- the leuB gene encoding 3-isopropylmalate dehydrogenase, with protein sequence MKIAVLPGDGIGPEIVKEAVKVLNVLGEQFELEEAPVGGAGYEAKGHPLPDSTLALAKEADAILFGAVGDWKYDKLERALRPEQAILGLRKHLELFANFRPAICYPQLTGASSLKEEIVSGLDILIVRELNGDIYFGAPRGVRTSPDGLFAGAKEGFDTMRYSEPEVRRIAHVAFQAAQKRGKKLTSVDKANVLETSQFWKDVMIDVSKEYADVELSHMYVDNAAMQLVKAPKSFDVIVTGNMFGDILSDEAAMLTGSIGMLPSASLDKNNKGLYEPSHGSAPDIAGKGVANPLATILSAAMMLRYSLNKAEQADRIETAVKKVLEQGYRTGDILTPGCKQVGTAAMGDAVVAAL encoded by the coding sequence ATGAAGATCGCAGTATTGCCGGGCGACGGCATCGGTCCCGAAATCGTCAAGGAGGCCGTAAAGGTCCTGAACGTGCTCGGCGAGCAGTTTGAACTCGAAGAAGCGCCGGTCGGCGGCGCGGGCTACGAAGCGAAGGGCCACCCGCTGCCCGACTCGACGCTCGCGCTCGCGAAGGAAGCCGACGCGATCCTGTTCGGCGCGGTCGGCGACTGGAAATACGACAAGCTCGAACGCGCGCTGCGCCCCGAGCAGGCGATTCTCGGTCTGCGCAAACACCTGGAACTCTTCGCGAACTTCCGCCCGGCGATCTGCTACCCGCAACTGACGGGCGCGTCGTCGCTGAAGGAAGAGATCGTGTCGGGTCTCGACATCCTGATCGTGCGCGAACTGAACGGCGACATCTACTTCGGCGCACCGCGTGGCGTGCGTACGTCGCCGGACGGTCTGTTCGCCGGCGCGAAGGAAGGCTTCGACACCATGCGCTATTCGGAACCGGAAGTGCGCCGCATCGCGCATGTCGCGTTCCAGGCGGCGCAAAAGCGCGGCAAGAAGCTGACCTCGGTCGACAAAGCCAACGTGCTCGAAACGTCGCAGTTCTGGAAGGACGTGATGATCGACGTATCGAAGGAATACGCGGACGTCGAGCTGTCGCACATGTACGTCGACAACGCCGCGATGCAGCTCGTGAAGGCGCCGAAGTCGTTCGACGTCATCGTGACCGGCAATATGTTCGGCGACATCCTGTCGGATGAGGCGGCCATGTTGACCGGCTCGATCGGCATGCTGCCGTCGGCATCGCTCGACAAGAACAACAAGGGCTTGTATGAGCCGTCGCACGGTTCAGCGCCGGATATCGCCGGCAAGGGCGTGGCGAATCCGCTCGCCACGATCCTCTCGGCCGCGATGATGCTGCGCTATTCGCTGAACAAGGCGGAGCAGGCCGATCGCATCGAAACCGCGGTGAAGAAGGTGCTCGAGCAAGGCTATCGTACCGGCGACATTCTCACGCCGGGTTGCAAGCAGGTCGGCACAGCCGCGATGGGCGATGCCGTCGTAGCCGCGCTGTAA
- the leuD gene encoding 3-isopropylmalate dehydratase small subunit — protein MDKFTVHTGVVAPLDRENVDTDAIIPKQFLKSIKRTGFGPNAFDEWRYLDHGEPGQDNSKRPLNPDFVLNQPRYQGASVLLARKNFGCGSSREHAPWALQQYGFRALIAPSFADIFYNNCFKNGVLPIVLTEQQVDHLFNETYAFNGFKLTVDLEAQVVRMADGGTEYPFEVAAFRKYCLLNGFDDIGLTLRHADKIRQFEAERLAKQPWLNNRLVR, from the coding sequence ATGGATAAATTCACCGTACACACCGGCGTCGTGGCGCCGCTCGATCGCGAGAACGTCGACACGGACGCGATCATCCCGAAGCAGTTCCTGAAGTCGATCAAACGCACGGGCTTCGGTCCGAATGCGTTCGACGAATGGCGCTATCTCGACCACGGCGAGCCGGGCCAGGACAACTCGAAGCGTCCGTTGAACCCGGACTTCGTGCTGAACCAGCCCCGCTACCAGGGCGCCTCGGTGCTGCTCGCGCGCAAGAATTTCGGCTGCGGCAGTTCGCGCGAACACGCGCCTTGGGCGTTGCAGCAGTACGGCTTTCGCGCGCTGATCGCGCCCAGCTTCGCGGACATCTTCTACAACAACTGCTTCAAGAACGGCGTGCTGCCGATCGTGCTGACCGAGCAGCAGGTCGATCATCTGTTCAACGAAACGTATGCGTTCAACGGCTTCAAACTGACGGTCGACCTCGAAGCGCAAGTGGTGCGCATGGCCGACGGCGGCACCGAATATCCGTTCGAAGTCGCGGCGTTTCGCAAGTACTGCCTGCTGAACGGATTCGACGACATTGGCCTCACGCTGCGTCACGCGGACAAGATCCGCCAGTTCGAAGCGGAGCGTCTCGCGAAACAACCGTGGCTGAACAATCGCCTCGTCCGTTAA